In Capsicum annuum cultivar UCD-10X-F1 unplaced genomic scaffold, UCD10Xv1.1 ctg48743, whole genome shotgun sequence, the genomic window GGCACTACCTATTCCACATGGTAAACAAGGTCGATTGTAGGTTTATGTACTACTTTTTATCGTTGGGCCCTTGCATTAGGGGATTCGCTCACATGATGAAGGTTATTGCAGTTGATGACACTTATTTATACGGCGGTTGCACAGGATATGGAGAACCATATTTATTCCATTGCCTTTTGCGTCGTTGACAAGGAGAACGATGCATCTTGGACGTTCTTCTTTGGGAAGCTGAAGTCTATTGTGATCGATGGACTAGATTTGTGCTTTATCTCCAATAGGCACAAGAGCATCGCCAACGGAATCGCGAAGGTGTACAACCATGCTCATCATGGGTACTGTATGAGGTACCTAGGTGAAAATCTCTGGGTAAATCACCACTGTGGAGAACACCTCTTTCTATTCTACAACGTGGCAAAGACATATTCTTCCAATGAGGTTAGTGACTATTTTGTGGAATTCAAGAACTACTGTCCCGAGACAACCTTTTTCCTTGAGCATGATCTTGGTTTTGAGAAATGGAGCAGGGCATATTTCCCCGGTAAAAGGTTTGACGTGATGACCACAAATATTTCCGAGTCGGTGAACGCTATGTTGATTGCCAAAAAGGAGTACCTCGTGGCATCCATATTCAATTCGTTTTCCAAAAAGTTGGTGAAATATTTAGGGAGAGGCGTGCCTACGTCCTTAAATATAAGGAAAGAAAATTTGTGCCCATCGCCGAAAAGATCTTAAGAGACAATATGAGCGAGGGCGACTCCTTCTATGTGGAGAACATAAGCGGGGACGAAAAGCAATACACTGTATTTAAAAGTGGTTGTACGACCAAAGTCGACCTACCAAAAAGGTCGTATTCTTGCTGGAAGTTTGACCTGGTCAAAATATCATGCAATCACGCGATGGTCGCTTTGCGATCGAAGCACAATGAAGATTATGGTTTGAGAGTCTATGATTACTCTTCGCCCCTGTATAAAGTGGAAGAGTACCTCCTTGCGTATTCAGAGTCGGTTAATGTTGTCCCTTTGGAGTTCGAATGACGCGTACACGTGAACATCATTTCATCTCTCGTGATCACCAAGCTcggaaggaagaaaagaaaatacgTTAAGGGCGTGGGCGAGACTTTCAAGTCAAAGAGGAGGAACAAGTGTTCACTGTGCAAGAGACCCGGGCACAAGAGAACCACTTGTAACAACAACAAATCGTAGTTAGTCTTGTatgaatttgtgtttttgtaaGTCATGGCAGTGtatgtatttttgacaacctttcAGTTGTCTGATTAATGAGATTTATCGACT contains:
- the LOC124892597 gene encoding uncharacterized protein LOC124892597; translation: MTLIYTAVAQDMENHIYSIAFCVVDKENDASWTFFFGKLKSIVIDGLDLCFISNRHKSIANGIAKVYNHAHHGYCMRYLGENLWVNHHCGEHLFLFYNVAKTYSSNEVSDYFVEFKNYCPETTFFLEHDLGFEKWSRAYFPGKRERRAYVLKYKERKFVPIAEKILRDNMSEGDSFYVENISGDEKQYTVFKSGCTTKVDLPKRSYSCWKFDLVKISCNHAMVALRSKHNEDYGLRVYDYSSPLYKVEEYLLAYSESVNVVPLEFE